CGTCTCCTGGCCGCCATGCTGGGTCGCGCTGGACGTGAAGGCACCGCCGACCTTGCCGTGCAGCGCGCCCTTGGCCCACAGCCCGCCGGCCTGGTCCAAGAAGTTCGCCATCTGCGAGGCCATCCGGCCGAAGCGGGTGCCGGTGCCGACGATGATCGCGTCGTAATTGGCGAGGTCCTCGATCTTGGCGATCGGCGCAGCCTGGTCGACCTTGTAGTACGAGGCCTTGGCGACTTCGGCCGGCACCAGCTCCGGCACGCGCTTGACGTCGACGGTGACGCCGGCCTCGCGGGCGCCTTCGGCAACGGCATTCGCCATCGCTTCGATATGGCCGTAGGCGGAATAATAGAGGACGAGAACTTTGGTCATGGTGGTCTCCGTTGGGTGGGTTTGATGTGTTGAGTTGTTTTGTTCGCTGTCATTGCCGGGCTTG
This is a stretch of genomic DNA from Bradyrhizobium sp. CB2312. It encodes these proteins:
- the wrbA gene encoding NAD(P)H:quinone oxidoreductase, producing the protein MTKVLVLYYSAYGHIEAMANAVAEGAREAGVTVDVKRVPELVPAEVAKASYYKVDQAAPIAKIEDLANYDAIIVGTGTRFGRMASQMANFLDQAGGLWAKGALHGKVGGAFTSSATQHGGQETTLFSIITNLLHFGMVVVGLNYGFAGQMKLDEVTGGAPYGATTITGGDGSRQPSANELAGARYQGRQIAETAKKLHG